CTCTGTTCTGAGGTTCCCCCTTCACTTCTTTGTTGAGTTTTATGTTGTTTTGAGTTATACTTCAGTTAGTCTTTCGGCTTTTCCTCTCCTAAATCTTGTGTACAAACTgatgtagctgagtagctaccggaggggtatagctggtaggaggagtcaTCTCTTCCCTTGCTTATTGTCCGCCTTCTAGTGCTGGAGATATAGTCAATAGGGTTATAACAATTTTACAACCTCATTCCCATATCCTAAATTTATGCACTTTTGTCCAAAAAGAAAGAATTTAATTGTTTAATATTTTTCTGAAAGGGTCACCCCAAAATCAAATCATTGTATATACAGATGTAGATAGATTCTATATGCATCCATATATCCAATGGTGTGATTTTGGGGTGTCCTTTTCTGAAAAATTATTGTAATACCAATTCTTTATTTTCAAATAATAGTAATttagtttttattatttatatcagTGCATTCAAAAAGCTGATTTTACACTTTGAACAGTTAAACCAATCTTCattgccagaattgctgttttttggtcAGCTCGTCTAGtcagaaaaatggaattaaaataaGATCAAAAACTCCAATGTGCACTAAAATGCTCCCAACATCTACAGCTCGGCCTACAAAATACAAGGAGTCACACAGacccaaaaagaaaaatgtgatttttaaaCAGAAACAAAACTGTTGCGTCTTTACCGGACATGCGGCATACATAAACAAAAGTATAAGCACTACAGTGCAGAAAATAACAAAGGAGCACGACGATGTCACGTAAATACAAAACTAAGGGAAAACCTTTCCCTGCAAACTACTACCCCAGGAGGAAGTGCTGCCTACTAggcgggccgatcgcttccgACAGGTGTGGACCTatactcgaacctgggccactaataaatccctaccagggagccctgatacAAAAGGGAACAGTAAACGGAAATCCGCAGTGGTACTTGGCTTTAGCAGCAATGAAGAGGAGCTTCAGTGGCAGTCAGTGCTCCGCAGCAGCAATCCAGGAAGCACTGAGGTCAATACTAGCATAGATTAAACAGGGCAGGGCCTCGCCAAGACAGGTGAGGACTGGCATCACCACCTGACACCACCTcctcagccccaggaaaggtagagacactgctaaaccctggtccggcctgaaagcaaggtgaagacttcagaacggctgcaacacaacTTTATAAACTTGGAAGCGCTGTAGTCTGacatggagaataaaggaaacgtcattatcacctcacagtaataaaaaaacaatggtagaatGCTTTCATTGCTAAACAATGgaacttttttatatatatgtttccTTTTTCATTATACAGCACATTAAATAACATCAGTAAAAATAGCCACCTGCCACATAATACAAGCCTTCATCATCCTGGTTCTgtgataaagggaacctgtgaggAGTCTTACACTCCCCGAACTACAGGCAGCATAATATCCTGACCGGCGCCCACATTACAGACATCTACAGTATGTTCTCTGGGACACTGCGGGTTTATACATGAACAATTATCCAAAGACCAGAAAAGGAATGTGGAGAAGAGTCATGGGGGCGGGTCCCTGCTGACCCGGTCACATTTGGACTGACTGTCAATATCTATCAATTAGGCATCACAAAACTCCTGACATCAGACTTATCCGGATTTTATATTGGctcatcttctctccattcaggtcGTACAAAATTGGATCCTCTGATATCTTCTTTGTAACATTATATTCCAGATTCACCGTtcaggatggagaaggacagaaagaaGATGGTGAAATGTATGTTAAATCTCACCATGGAGATACTCTTcgagcttactggagaggtgagagattctgatgatgtcatattACATTAAATGTatttatggtaataacagatgatgtcactggagaggggaggtattctgatgatgtcacattacatccttcttatctatggtaataacagatgacatgactggaaatgtctgtagtgatatttattaatatctccctatgtacaggattacacagtattgAAGAAGacatctagtgatggctgtcgggcccctgtgtgcgATGGACAGAGtagacccctgagcccaaccaCGGGGACCTCACCTCACCTTCTGAGACATagggacatcaatgtacagaagattctagaactcaccaacaagatgattgagctgctgactggagaggtgacgctgcagggaatgctgggacattatacagtaacagcactggaggcttctgggtaatgactgtatattgtgttgtcaggttcctataaggtgtcaggatgtcgctgtctatttctccatggaggagtgggagtatttagaaggacacaaggatctgtacaaggaggccatgatggagacccgccagctgctcccatcaccaggtaatagacaggactaaatgttCATCTATATCTTGCTGATACACTATTTATATATCCTGTTTGTATCTTTTGATCTTATATGTCTTGCATGCTGATATCTTTCTTCATCTCTTTGATGTCTTTTTTTGAACAATCCCTTTTTATTGAGAGATAATAATTGAGATGTGAATCATTCATAACATAATGAGCCGCAGTACATATCAATACCAGCTTGGTTGAAATGGATGCGAAGGTCCAACCTGTAAGAATTATAACAGTAGGATGACTTGTCAGGTTTTGCTTATTAaggtaaataataaataaatcctGTATATTGGTTAGAAGGCTCTGAAGAACAATGCTGACGGACATCATTGGGAACAAGTTGTCTCCTGGAGAGAATTTCATTGTCCCTTCTGAAACGGGTCGTTAGCAGATTTTGTGTGAGCCTTTCTACCATCGACCTAAACTTCTATAGTCAGATACCCCAATAAACTACATCTAGAGAGGAACAACTTGTGATGTGATATAAGTAGAACATATAAATCAGAGCTTGTGACCAGGCTGGGCCAAGATACACCTCTGTGGTATTCCTGCTGGAGGTGTTTGTGCGGGTCGgttcaggcccctatacataaGGGGCCGCCATCACTTAGACTTTCTAAGAATATAAATTCATATTTGTAGCAGATTGATATCTACAGTTTGGTAGTCTGGAATAGTTAATTGGAGGCATTCCAACTGTCAACAAGGTATATAAAGGTAGGTAAACTAATCCTTCAGTCTGTCAGTGAGAGGGGCCCCACCACCCACTATGTAAACAGTACTTTACTGTTAACCAAGTTCATAGGAATATGTAAATGCAGCCCCATTCCCACTAGGTGTGCATGTGGGGCCAGACAAACGCCTTAAATATCGAAAGAGTAAAGTCCTTATCCcgcgcccctatacctcttttaatgcaccccaagactttatttgcttttgcagcagctgactggcgttGACTGCGCCAAATAAGTCTACAGTCATCTAGTGccaccaggtctttttccatctcacttttccctagcagtaccccatttagtgtatattggtggcatccatttcttctgctcatgtacataaccctacatttatcagtattatctatgtccgtttgtagccgcacattgtcctccgttgtattaattaccttgtataattttgtgtcatctgcaaatattgatattttgctgtgcagcccctctatcaggtcgttgataaatatattgaacagaatggggcctaacactgagccctgtggcaccccactagcaatggtggtccagagtatgagccatttatgaccaccctctgctttctatctctgatccagttctttacccagatacacacattttcgcccagaccgagccgtctcattttatatattagcctattatgcggcacgatgtcaaatgctttagagaagtccagatatacaatcTTTTTTTctgccctgacctaccatcaaggccataGGCTCTGCCATTTTTTGACAAGATCTCTAAGGGCCAATCTAGATGTAGGAGGGTGGTGATTGAAGCCAGCAATAGACACTATTAGTATCAATAGGCTAGCATAGGGATTGTCCTAGCAGCCTTAGAAAAGCCCTTTGGCTTTTAAGCACACCTCTAGCTATTTCTTCAGCCAGTACTCAGTACCTGTAAATCAGGTACTGCTAACACATTATTAAATCAGTACTGGGCTTACTATACTGCTACTAACCCACTGCTTCTGTCAGTACTTGGCACCTTTAAATCAGGTTGCCGACACTACATTACAGAAGCAGTATTGGGCCTTGATTTGTGTCGATAACAAGGCGATTGAACCTTTGTTGCCACTGCTATAATACCAAAAATCAGTATCCTCAGACTGTCATCATCTCATTGTGACTCGTAtacaggacattctgcaaaaagtgagccatcgctgaactatgtcgacggaaaaataaaatgcgcacacaagatgacggcagaaaataattgaaaaaaattaaatgtctttaaaaaaaaaaagtgtagtgtagtaaaaaaaatactatacaagtttggtatcgtagtaatcgtaccgacccatagaataaagttatcatgtttttgttgcagtttgtgcgccgtagaaacaagatgcattaaaagatggcggaatgtcgttttttttttcattttactccacttagaattttttttaagtttttcagtacatcatatggtactttaaatagcaccattgtaaaatgcaactcgtcccgcaaaaaacaagccctcatacagcgacgtcgatggataaataaaggagttaagatttttttaaaggggggaggaaaaaaagaaaatggaaaaaaaggggccccgtcatgaaggggttaaaacccaTCTATCATTGACTGAGTCAATACTATTAGAACCATACTCATTGTCCAATTCATGGACATATGGTTTAAATTGGGTTACTCCATCTAAACCCAATATACAGGGTCATTCTTTTATGACCTGACTTGCGAGTATTCCTCTCCTGTATCTGGGTCTGAGTTCTGTGTTGTGTCTGGTCTGTTACTGTGGTGTTGAGGCCCATATATGCGTGCATAGGCTTCACGGTAGTTGCCTAGCCCCAGTGTGAGTGTTTTAATGattatcctcctgtgttaggcatgcaaaacTTAGCAGGGGATTCGTTTTAATCCCctacatctcgtgtgacatttcttttccattcatgaatacacttgagaaaaaactatataatagatttgcctcccccccccccccccccccccccccatcgtcttctacggtttctcctgcattatttgttaaggggCCAATGCTTCCAGTGCAAATCctcttactgtttatataattgaaaaatagtttagggttatttttgctctctttagcaACTAAtctctctgcttcctccttggcagatttaatcttttccttacataatttgttttttccctatatgattttagcgcttcttatagacttgtcgagccacattggtttccttctacttgtagttcttttattattaaaaggaatgaactgctcacatgaggtgattaggatccttttaaacttctcccatttgtcgtctgtgctgttatttttgaggatgttgtcccaattactGTTACtgatagtaattctgagctgatcaaattttgctttactgaagttttgttttttttgtccctgTATTGCTttgctccctgtatttctacccacagagattccacatgttcatctcctacatgtatatcttcttgtagctttggcattaagtacaatttaacatacagacacacccctccctctttctggttgccacggtctcttctgaagacattgtaaccctgtaaattcacagcCCCATTGCAAGccatatcatcaagccatgtttctggtATTCCCACTATattgtaattttcttcagacattctcactttgagctcacccactttactgatcagacttcttgcattcgttgccatacaatttatacggtggttgttctttattttcattgttcTACCGCTGGTCCTATTagctattctgccagttctaactgtactaaccccaacccctgctcaaccccccactcccattacttggtccaaGATCGCTGTCTACACTATCTACCCCCTAATTCTCTTGGTGCCCTCCCCTcaatccctagtttaaacactcctccagccttcaagaccagctgcaccctctccattgagatgcagcccatacctacagtagagcctgtagcagACAGCAAAGTCAGCTCCGCTCTCCAGAACCAAACCCCTTCTTTTTACACTAACTCCAGAGCcagttgtttacctccctaagatcctgctaattttctagtgtggcttgtagtgcaggtagtatttccgagaaaattaCCATAGAGGTCCTCACCCTAAACTCgtatcctaggtccctgaaatcgtttttgagggtgctccattgacctctaatttgttaattggtgccaatgtgcaccatgactgctggatcctcaccagcccctcccagtaatctgtcaactgaTCCATGATTTTTcaaactcgagcaccaggaacaCAACACACTGTTTGATGATCCCAGTCTTTATGGTAGATTGCCCTAtttatcccccttataattgagtcccccatcaCTATGcactgtctagcctgccctgtgctcccagtccccttcttactggagcagtcattttCCTGGTAATCAGTGGGCATGTGGTGCTGCAGCTGTGTTGGCTctataatggcatccccctcatctgccaactttgtaaaCTTGTTGGGTCTGCCAGTTCAGGACTGGCCTCcgtggttctcttccctctaccccttctaactgtcacccagctagctgcccaCATGTCCTGCTCTTTCGAACTGCCGTCCTCCCCCACCTTTTCCCAAGCGAATGTTTAAATGTTGCAAGTCGCTCACCTAGATCcaagatttgggcttccaaatgtgcaaagtgcatgcatcttgcgcaaagtatgcaccctcgattggctgatcaaggaccgaaTACATTGCACAGGTAGCACAACTTGACAGCATTGCCAAGCATAGAGGACATTCATATTGGGATCTACAAATTTACCTACAGAAGAAAGGAAGATTGACCAATCCAAACGCGTCTCCACAACCTCTCAgggcttttttttctctcacttaGTCACACACTTTCGCTTCActgaaaccacacacacacacacacacacacactcctagaCAATCACTGACTAGgagacacacacagaatatacttatcagcccTTGTCAGCAGCCGATCTCGTCAAACACCAGGCGCAGACTCAGCATCGGGACCTCACTCTCTGGTTTCCTGCAGCTCCGGGACCTGCTCCTCCCCACTGGACGAATCCTCAGACGGCTCCCCTTCTCAGACAACATTGTCCTGCTCTCCCCACTCCTTGCTACAGACTCGTGGCTCGCATTCAACGTCACTTCCGCCTTCATAGAATCATataatggtggagttggaagcaaccctcagggtcatctggtccaactccctgctcagtgcaggattcactaaatctggACAGCTACTTGTcaaacctttgtttgaacacttccattgaaagagaacttgccacctcccatggtaacctgttccactcattgatcaccctcactgtaagaatgttttttctaatatctaatttgtgtctcctacctttctgtttcatcccattgcttctagtcttttcttgtgaagatgagaacagggctgatccctctgcactgtaacagcccttcagatatttgtctcctctcagccttcttttttgcaagcgaaaCGTGTTGTCCCTGTAATAAAATGTAGGAGAGCTTGTAGATTTTGATGAggaaaaaacaaatctattaagtaGTTTTTATCTAAGGTGTAtctgcaaaagaaaacaaaatgttagatgagatgcagagtgttatgtaaactctccactaaatgtcactagtctaaACCAGGAAGACGTGCAGAGCAGTCTTAAAAACATTAAGAGTAGCATGCACCCCTGGCTTATAAGGGAATTACGTAATGTGAGACACAGAcctttgttttttatatttaaagactCTATAGTGAGGAGTCTGTTTCACTGGATTTACACATAGCCAATGTGATGCCGATAttaaaaaaggggtcaaaaagtgagcctggaaattacaggccggTAATTCTTACTTCTGGGTAAAATGTCTgaaaggtttctaagagatgctatcctggaggacctcaagaaaaatagctgtataactctgtatcagcatgggtttgtgagagatcgctcctgtcaaaccaacctgatcagcgactactaagttctagactggacaggagagagtctctggatctggtgtatctggacttttccaaagcgtttgctactgtgccacataaaaggttggtatatagaatgagaatgct
This region of Eleutherodactylus coqui strain aEleCoq1 chromosome 5, aEleCoq1.hap1, whole genome shotgun sequence genomic DNA includes:
- the LOC136627151 gene encoding oocyte zinc finger protein XlCOF29-like produces the protein MEKDRKKMVKCMLNLTMEILFELTGEDYTVLKKTSSDGCRAPVCDGQSRPLSPTTGTSPHLLRHRDINVQKILELTNKMIELLTGEI